In the Arthrobacter sp. 31Y genome, one interval contains:
- a CDS encoding universal stress protein, with protein MTIVVGYVPTPEGEAALTQAIAEAKKSKETLLVINSSKGDALVDNRYAQEPDIQSIEERLAEQGVQHIIKQPIRGHDAAAEVLDAADESDASLIVIGLRRRSPVGKLIMGSVSQRILLEADCPVLAVKAE; from the coding sequence ATGACCATCGTGGTGGGATACGTCCCCACACCGGAAGGCGAAGCGGCACTGACGCAAGCCATCGCCGAGGCCAAGAAAAGCAAGGAAACCCTCCTGGTCATCAATTCCTCCAAGGGCGACGCCCTGGTGGACAACCGGTACGCCCAGGAGCCGGATATTCAGAGCATCGAGGAGCGGCTGGCTGAGCAGGGCGTGCAGCACATCATCAAGCAGCCCATCCGCGGCCACGACGCCGCAGCCGAAGTCCTGGACGCTGCCGATGAGAGTGATGCCAGCCTGATTGTGATCGGCCTCCGCCGCCGCAGCCCGGTGGGCAAGCTCATCATGGGCAGCGTCTCCCAGCGGATCCTGCTCGAGGCGGACTGTCCGGTTTTGGCAGTCAAAGCGGAGTAG
- a CDS encoding tripartite tricarboxylate transporter permease has translation MDVWSSLMDGFATALTPMNLLFAVIGVLLGTAVGVLPGLGPAMTVALLLPVTAALEPTSAFIMFAGIYYGGMFGGSTTSILLNTPGESSSVVTAIEGNKMAKAGRAAQALATAAIGSFIAGTIGTALLAVFAPIVVQFAVSLGAPSYFAIMILALLAVTAVLGSSRLRGFASLALGLAIGLVGIDSVTGQRRLTFGQPLLVDGLDIVVVAVAIFAVGEALWVAAHLRRTPLHVIPVGRPWMGKKDWARSWKPWLRGTAFGFPFGALPAGGAEIPTFLSYVTEKRLSKHPEEFGKGAIEGVAGPEAANNAAAAGTLTPMLALGLPTNATAAVMLAAFTSYGIQPGPQLFSSQGPLVWALIASLFIGNFLLLLINLPLAPVWAKLLQLPRPYLYAGILFFATLGAYSVNLQAFDLVILLVLGALGFMMRRFGLPVLPLILGVILGPRIEGQLRKTLQLSAGDPAGLFSEPIAIVVYIIVAIILAWPFIYKLIRRNRPAKPSLLPANSGAADYSD, from the coding sequence ATGGACGTCTGGTCCTCCCTGATGGACGGTTTCGCCACCGCCCTGACCCCCATGAACCTCTTGTTCGCCGTGATCGGCGTCCTCCTGGGCACCGCCGTCGGCGTCCTTCCCGGACTTGGCCCGGCCATGACGGTGGCTTTGCTGCTTCCGGTGACTGCCGCGTTGGAGCCCACCAGCGCCTTCATCATGTTCGCCGGAATCTACTACGGCGGCATGTTCGGCGGTTCCACCACCTCCATCCTCCTCAACACACCAGGCGAATCGTCGTCGGTGGTGACAGCCATCGAAGGCAACAAGATGGCCAAAGCCGGCAGGGCCGCGCAGGCACTCGCCACCGCGGCCATCGGCTCCTTCATTGCAGGCACCATCGGCACAGCACTGTTGGCCGTATTCGCACCCATCGTGGTGCAATTCGCTGTCAGCCTGGGTGCCCCCAGCTACTTCGCCATCATGATTCTGGCGCTCCTTGCAGTGACCGCCGTCCTCGGTTCATCCAGGCTCCGAGGTTTCGCTTCGCTGGCCCTAGGCCTGGCCATCGGGCTGGTGGGCATCGATTCGGTGACTGGCCAACGCCGCCTGACCTTCGGCCAACCCCTGCTGGTGGACGGGCTGGATATTGTGGTGGTGGCCGTCGCGATCTTCGCCGTCGGTGAAGCCCTTTGGGTTGCCGCCCACCTGCGCCGCACACCGCTCCACGTCATTCCGGTGGGCCGTCCGTGGATGGGCAAGAAGGACTGGGCCCGCTCCTGGAAGCCTTGGCTCCGCGGCACCGCTTTTGGCTTCCCGTTCGGCGCTTTGCCTGCCGGTGGCGCGGAAATCCCCACTTTCCTCTCATATGTCACGGAGAAACGGCTCAGCAAGCACCCGGAGGAGTTCGGCAAGGGCGCTATTGAAGGCGTCGCCGGACCTGAAGCAGCCAATAACGCGGCAGCTGCCGGAACGCTGACCCCCATGCTCGCCCTCGGCCTGCCCACCAACGCAACCGCCGCCGTCATGCTCGCAGCCTTCACGTCCTACGGCATCCAGCCCGGCCCTCAGCTGTTCTCCAGCCAGGGTCCGCTGGTGTGGGCACTGATCGCCAGCCTCTTCATCGGCAACTTCCTGCTTCTGCTCATCAACCTGCCCTTGGCGCCGGTGTGGGCGAAGCTGCTGCAACTCCCCCGCCCATACCTCTACGCAGGCATCCTGTTCTTCGCCACGCTGGGCGCCTACTCGGTGAACCTGCAGGCATTCGACCTGGTGATCCTGCTGGTGCTCGGGGCCCTGGGCTTCATGATGCGGCGCTTCGGACTCCCGGTCCTGCCGCTGATCCTCGGCGTCATCCTGGGTCCGCGCATCGAAGGCCAACTTCGCAAAACGCTGCAGCTGAGCGCCGGCGACCCCGCAGGCCTCTTCAGCGAACCCATCGCGATTGTGGTCTACATCATCGTGGCGATCATCCTGGCCTGGCCGTTCATCTACAAACTCATCCGCCGCAACCGTCCTGCCAAGCCGTCCCTGCTCCCGGCCAATTCGGGCGCTGCAGACTACAGCGACTGA
- a CDS encoding tripartite tricarboxylate transporter TctB family protein — protein MSSIATGLKGRAELGVALLLGAVGVLVFLDANGLVTPYSQSDPVGPKTVPFIVSGLLIICAILLAINVLRGGKGEAEGGEDVDLAHPADWKTILPLAGAFILNILLIDWAGWVISGTVLFWGSVLALGSRRYIRDGLISVALALLTFYGFYLGLGIALPAGLLEGIL, from the coding sequence GTGAGCTCCATAGCCACAGGCCTTAAAGGCCGCGCCGAGCTGGGGGTAGCCCTCCTGCTCGGCGCGGTTGGCGTCCTGGTCTTCCTGGACGCGAACGGCCTGGTGACCCCATACTCCCAGTCGGACCCAGTGGGTCCGAAGACTGTTCCGTTCATTGTTTCCGGGCTGCTGATCATCTGCGCCATCCTCCTAGCCATCAACGTCCTCCGCGGCGGCAAGGGTGAAGCCGAAGGCGGCGAAGACGTTGACCTGGCCCACCCTGCGGACTGGAAAACCATCCTCCCGCTGGCCGGAGCCTTCATTCTGAACATCCTGCTCATCGACTGGGCCGGCTGGGTCATTTCCGGAACTGTCCTCTTCTGGGGCAGCGTGCTGGCACTGGGCAGCCGCCGCTACATTCGTGACGGCCTCATTTCCGTCGCCCTGGCCCTGCTGACCTTCTACGGCTTCTACCTCGGCTTGGGCATCGCACTGCCCGCCGGGCTCCTGGAAGGAATCCTCTAA
- a CDS encoding Bug family tripartite tricarboxylate transporter substrate binding protein, which yields MRQIRALRVAAVAAGIALMATGCGATGKSTSSDSTGAAGPITGLQIMVPNTPGGGYDTTARAAAKVLDDEKISTNTEVFNLAGAGGTVGLARIVNEKGNGDLTMLMGLGVVGASYTNKSESKLTETTPLAKLIEEPGAIMVSKDSPYKTIDDLVTAWKANPGSIAVGGGSSPGGPDHLLPMQLAGAVGIDATKVNFVSYDGGGDLLPAILGNKLGFAASGAGEYLQQIKSGEIRVLATSGENRLEGVDAPTLKESNIDLVFTNWRGVVAPPGISEDDKKSLIAALEKMHASAGWKEALKTHSWSDAFVTGDEFKTFLTDQDKRVADVLTKLGLA from the coding sequence ATGCGCCAGATCCGCGCATTGCGAGTCGCCGCCGTCGCTGCCGGCATCGCCCTGATGGCCACCGGTTGCGGTGCAACAGGTAAGTCCACCAGTTCTGACAGCACCGGCGCAGCGGGACCCATCACCGGACTCCAGATCATGGTTCCGAACACTCCCGGCGGCGGCTACGACACCACTGCCCGGGCAGCAGCCAAGGTACTGGATGACGAGAAGATCTCCACCAACACCGAGGTGTTCAACCTTGCCGGCGCCGGCGGCACGGTTGGCCTCGCCCGGATCGTCAATGAAAAGGGCAACGGTGACCTCACCATGCTCATGGGCCTGGGAGTTGTTGGCGCGAGCTACACCAACAAGTCCGAGTCGAAGCTGACGGAGACCACGCCTCTGGCGAAGCTGATCGAGGAACCCGGCGCCATCATGGTCAGCAAGGACTCCCCGTACAAGACCATTGATGATCTGGTGACGGCGTGGAAGGCCAACCCTGGCTCCATCGCAGTAGGCGGCGGTTCGTCGCCCGGCGGCCCGGACCACCTCCTGCCGATGCAGTTGGCCGGCGCTGTTGGCATCGACGCCACCAAGGTCAACTTTGTTTCTTACGACGGCGGTGGCGACCTTCTGCCCGCCATCCTCGGTAACAAGCTGGGCTTTGCAGCTTCCGGCGCCGGTGAGTACTTGCAGCAGATCAAGTCCGGTGAGATCCGGGTCCTGGCCACCAGCGGCGAGAACCGTCTGGAAGGCGTTGACGCACCCACGCTGAAAGAGTCCAACATTGACCTCGTCTTCACCAACTGGCGCGGCGTTGTGGCCCCTCCGGGCATCAGCGAGGACGACAAGAAGTCCCTGATCGCCGCCCTTGAAAAGATGCACGCCTCCGCTGGTTGGAAGGAAGCGCTCAAGACCCACAGCTGGTCCGACGCCTTTGTTACCGGTGACGAGTTCAAGACCTTCCTGACTGACCAGGACAAGCGCGTGGCGGATGTCCTCACCAAGCTCGGGTTGGCGTGA
- a CDS encoding sensor histidine kinase yields MSLAGQYLVLQLLIVLAVLVAVVAISLAQSAATFERTEGRRALLAAEALGSNPTVRALLPSAEPRAGSALPAVAESVRTVSGSSHVALAKLDGTVVASSDPSLLGLPLPLGESKVMEGRAWTGVLPGSSGAVLSAHVPVLDDSGKVIGVASISRNYPSTIERLGDAVPNLLTYLGVASVLGVAGSLLLSRRVKRQTLGMEPREITGLVENREAMLQGLKEGVVALDPHERITVANQSARQLLGLPPDCVGKKLRSLHVDPALKIVLTREQSDADQLVLVGERLVVMNRVALRSHGRDIGSVTTLRDRTELSSLESELGATKTVTDTLRAQAHEFANQLHVISGLIQIGEYDSVVQFVNGATVDRTRLNDDVTSRIEDPALAALLIAKASLATERGVELKLDPKSSLPRVNEELSRDLTTVVGNLVDNAFDAVTGLPGASVRVLVVVSRDEVTVTVRDNGPGVPMGSAEDIFRQGFSTKEPGSGDARGFGLALSRVICRRSGGDLSVSNDNGAVFTARFSKRDSDSGKGAG; encoded by the coding sequence ATGTCCCTGGCAGGGCAGTACCTCGTTCTGCAGTTGCTGATCGTCCTGGCCGTTCTTGTTGCCGTCGTGGCCATTTCGCTGGCGCAATCCGCTGCCACCTTCGAACGTACTGAAGGGCGCCGGGCGCTGCTGGCCGCTGAAGCCTTGGGAAGCAACCCCACAGTCCGCGCATTGCTGCCCTCGGCCGAACCGAGGGCCGGCTCAGCCCTCCCCGCCGTGGCTGAATCCGTGCGCACCGTGTCCGGATCCTCCCATGTGGCGCTGGCCAAACTTGACGGCACCGTTGTGGCATCATCCGATCCCAGCCTGTTGGGCCTGCCCCTGCCTCTGGGGGAAAGCAAAGTGATGGAAGGGCGCGCCTGGACGGGGGTCCTGCCGGGCAGTAGCGGTGCCGTACTGTCTGCCCACGTCCCGGTCCTGGACGATTCCGGAAAAGTCATCGGCGTGGCATCCATCAGCAGGAACTACCCCTCCACCATCGAAAGGCTGGGCGACGCAGTACCCAACCTGCTCACTTATCTGGGGGTTGCCAGCGTCCTGGGAGTCGCCGGATCCCTCCTGTTGTCCCGCCGCGTGAAACGGCAGACCCTGGGCATGGAACCGCGGGAAATCACCGGCTTGGTGGAGAACCGCGAAGCGATGCTGCAGGGCCTCAAGGAAGGCGTCGTCGCGTTGGATCCCCACGAACGCATCACCGTGGCCAACCAGAGCGCCCGGCAACTCCTTGGCCTGCCCCCGGACTGCGTGGGCAAGAAACTGCGATCCCTCCACGTGGATCCTGCACTGAAAATCGTCCTCACCCGTGAGCAGTCAGATGCTGACCAGTTGGTGCTCGTGGGGGAGCGGCTGGTGGTCATGAACCGTGTTGCCTTGCGATCCCATGGACGCGACATCGGCTCCGTCACCACCCTGAGGGATAGGACCGAGCTGTCTTCCTTGGAAAGTGAACTTGGCGCCACCAAGACCGTCACCGATACCCTGAGGGCCCAGGCCCACGAGTTCGCCAATCAGCTCCACGTCATCTCCGGCCTGATCCAGATTGGCGAATACGATTCCGTGGTGCAATTCGTCAATGGAGCCACCGTGGACCGCACGCGGCTCAACGACGACGTCACCAGCCGCATCGAAGACCCGGCGCTCGCAGCCCTGCTCATAGCCAAAGCCAGTCTGGCCACCGAGCGCGGCGTGGAACTGAAGCTGGACCCGAAGTCCTCGCTGCCGCGCGTCAACGAGGAGCTGTCCCGCGACCTCACCACCGTGGTGGGCAACTTGGTGGACAACGCGTTCGACGCCGTCACTGGACTCCCCGGGGCATCGGTCCGAGTGCTCGTGGTTGTTTCACGGGACGAGGTTACAGTCACCGTCCGGGACAACGGCCCCGGTGTGCCCATGGGCTCCGCAGAGGACATTTTCCGGCAAGGCTTCTCCACGAAAGAGCCCGGCTCGGGCGATGCCCGGGGCTTTGGCTTGGCGTTGTCGCGGGTGATCTGCCGGCGCTCCGGAGGCGACCTGTCGGTGTCCAATGACAACGGGGCAGTGTTCACTGCACGGTTCAGCAAGCGGGATTCAGACTCAGGCAAAGGGGCAGGGTAG
- a CDS encoding response regulator gives MIKVLIVDDDFMVAKVHAGFIQRTPGFGVVGVAHTGAQALVETERLQPDLVLLDIHLPDINGLELMHQLRDVTPDLDVLVISAAREVETVRKALRGGIVHYLIKPFSQADLQERLEHYLSAYQGLDASKVEAEQSDVNRVFGLGVSERTLPKGCSVETLELVESALKSAQGDLSAAELAEQLGTSRVSARRYLEYLHDEGALEVRLKYGVGRPERRYVLKGR, from the coding sequence GTGATCAAGGTACTGATCGTCGACGACGACTTCATGGTGGCAAAGGTCCACGCCGGGTTCATCCAACGGACGCCAGGTTTCGGGGTGGTTGGCGTGGCGCACACAGGGGCCCAGGCCCTGGTGGAAACCGAGCGCCTGCAACCGGACCTTGTGCTCTTGGACATCCATCTTCCGGACATCAACGGGCTGGAACTCATGCACCAACTCCGGGATGTAACCCCGGATCTCGACGTGCTGGTGATCAGCGCCGCCCGCGAAGTGGAAACTGTGCGGAAAGCCCTGCGCGGTGGCATAGTCCACTACCTGATCAAGCCGTTCTCCCAAGCCGATCTGCAGGAGCGGTTGGAGCACTATCTCAGCGCCTACCAAGGCTTGGATGCGTCCAAGGTAGAGGCAGAGCAGTCCGACGTGAACCGTGTTTTCGGCTTGGGCGTTTCCGAGCGGACCCTCCCCAAAGGCTGCAGCGTAGAGACGCTCGAATTGGTTGAATCGGCGCTCAAATCAGCGCAGGGCGATCTCTCCGCAGCCGAGCTGGCCGAGCAGCTCGGGACCTCCCGGGTGAGTGCGCGGCGTTACCTTGAGTACCTCCACGACGAGGGGGCGCTGGAGGTCAGACTCAAGTACGGCGTCGGGCGTCCTGAAAGGCGATATGTGCTGAAGGGGCGGTGA
- a CDS encoding type II toxin-antitoxin system RelE family toxin — protein sequence MSYAVQVAPAAVRQLRKIPPEARRRIQAAIEILAETPRPPGAKKLSGSSGDWRVRTGDYRIIYEIRDAQLIVLVVAMGHRRDIYQH from the coding sequence TTGAGTTACGCCGTTCAGGTTGCGCCCGCGGCGGTCCGCCAATTGCGAAAGATCCCACCGGAAGCACGTCGGCGCATCCAGGCCGCCATCGAAATCCTCGCCGAAACACCTCGTCCTCCCGGGGCAAAGAAGCTATCTGGAAGCAGCGGAGACTGGCGCGTTAGGACTGGTGACTATCGGATCATCTATGAGATCCGCGACGCACAGCTCATTGTTTTGGTGGTAGCCATGGGCCACAGGCGGGACATCTACCAGCACTAA
- a CDS encoding type II toxin-antitoxin system Phd/YefM family antitoxin has protein sequence MTEMTVTVARSRLSEAVDTARVSHEPVYLLRRGRRVAALIDAEDLAKLIEAAEDLNDLRAANAARTEMTETGDAAVPWEEVKAELGLA, from the coding sequence ATGACCGAGATGACAGTCACCGTGGCCCGGAGCCGACTTTCCGAAGCGGTTGACACGGCACGAGTAAGCCATGAACCGGTGTATTTGTTGCGCCGTGGCCGCCGCGTGGCAGCACTGATCGACGCAGAAGATCTCGCCAAGCTGATTGAGGCAGCTGAGGACCTCAACGACCTCCGCGCAGCTAACGCTGCACGGACCGAAATGACCGAGACCGGCGATGCCGCCGTGCCATGGGAGGAAGTCAAAGCGGAGCTGGGCCTGGCTTGA
- a CDS encoding LLM class flavin-dependent oxidoreductase — protein MPSPEQPLRKLGFLTIGLFDAADPAAGHRSTLEIIELGEQLGFDSAWLRHRHLQFGISSPVAVMAAASQRTSRIELGTAVTPLGWENPLRLAEDLATVDLLAGGRINPGLSVGEPMHYDTVKHELYPDSSETEDFSYGRVDRFARLIAGEKVRDFSGKQGVVEEFSNRVEPHSPGLRSRLWYGAGSVKSAVWAGTNGFNLLSSSVIFPDKGQEPDFAKVQQSQIRAYREAAAASGNTARVSQGLVVIPTDSASDAQREKYQRYVDERTPRTSAPQGPKGMLFARDLIGTSEEIAEQLYAHEGFQEVDEVAFALPFSFEHEDYVQILTDIAGTLGPALGWKPALGWKASM, from the coding sequence ATGCCCAGCCCCGAACAGCCCCTCCGCAAGCTCGGTTTTCTCACCATCGGCCTGTTCGACGCCGCTGATCCGGCTGCCGGCCACCGGTCCACGCTGGAGATCATCGAGCTCGGCGAGCAGCTGGGGTTCGACAGCGCCTGGCTGCGGCACCGTCATTTGCAGTTCGGCATCTCCTCCCCCGTCGCGGTGATGGCCGCTGCCAGCCAGCGAACGTCCCGGATTGAGCTCGGCACCGCCGTAACCCCGCTGGGTTGGGAAAACCCGCTGCGACTGGCCGAAGACCTGGCCACCGTGGATCTGCTCGCAGGCGGACGGATCAATCCGGGGCTGAGCGTGGGAGAACCGATGCACTACGACACCGTGAAGCATGAGTTGTACCCGGATTCTTCAGAAACAGAGGACTTCTCATATGGCCGCGTGGACCGGTTTGCCCGCCTGATCGCTGGAGAAAAAGTAAGGGACTTCTCCGGCAAGCAGGGCGTTGTGGAGGAGTTCTCCAACAGGGTTGAGCCGCACTCTCCCGGGCTGCGCAGCCGTCTTTGGTACGGGGCGGGCAGCGTGAAGTCGGCCGTGTGGGCGGGGACAAACGGCTTCAATCTGCTGTCCAGCAGTGTGATTTTCCCGGACAAGGGTCAGGAACCGGACTTTGCCAAGGTCCAGCAATCACAGATTCGTGCGTACCGCGAGGCCGCCGCCGCATCCGGAAACACCGCCCGCGTCTCGCAGGGTTTGGTGGTGATTCCCACCGATTCCGCTTCGGATGCCCAGCGGGAGAAGTATCAGCGGTACGTGGATGAACGTACTCCCCGCACGAGTGCTCCGCAGGGCCCCAAGGGCATGCTGTTCGCCCGCGATCTCATCGGCACCAGCGAAGAAATTGCCGAGCAACTGTACGCGCACGAGGGGTTCCAGGAGGTGGACGAGGTGGCCTTCGCGCTGCCCTTCAGCTTTGAGCACGAGGATTACGTGCAGATCCTCACTGACATCGCAGGCACGTTGGGTCCGGCCTTGGGGTGGAAGCCGGCCTTGGGCTGGAAAGCGAGCATGTGA
- a CDS encoding helix-turn-helix domain-containing protein — protein sequence MNSSDAMRRLGENLRSRRIILGLSQELVAERADVSRPTLMRLETGEGGKIEHLMTVASVLGVAEDLISALDPLNTDLGRARAHLLSRQRAPRRRN from the coding sequence ATGAACAGTAGTGATGCCATGCGTCGTCTGGGAGAGAACCTGCGAAGCCGACGAATCATCCTCGGTTTGTCGCAGGAACTTGTCGCCGAACGTGCTGATGTTTCACGACCCACGCTCATGCGCCTGGAAACAGGTGAGGGTGGAAAAATCGAACACCTCATGACCGTAGCGTCTGTGCTCGGTGTTGCTGAAGACCTTATTAGTGCTTTGGATCCCCTGAATACAGATCTTGGCAGGGCACGGGCGCACCTGCTGAGCAGGCAGCGCGCCCCCAGGAGGAGGAACTAG
- a CDS encoding type II toxin-antitoxin system HipA family toxin, whose amino-acid sequence MAARSIRRVEVLVNESLAGVMDVEMDGLSPREHVTFTYADSWMSAADAFEVSPELPLRRGPQRPTQGRELFGSFQDASPDDWGKKLLFEKLRQQALAKGAGRIPPTGEAGYLLLVNDETRQGALRFRENGQFLSSWGRGAGIRDLRWLAEEARLFAETGEVKEENSLLMGAGSSPGGAQPKAWVRDDDGSMLLAKFPKTSDVGNVQLWEMVAIKLQQRAGIRVAESRLMPLSEFSHIFLTRRFDRDSDRRIPYMSVRTALQLDTYSHPDYVKIASEVAHISAEPVQDANEMFSRAALIAMVNNTDDHMRNHGLLRTNRGWRLSPSFDVNPVPAGTSDTPLTPQGGLFDRDVRDLLEFADAFRLTRDAAISRLQQVATAISHWREDALSLGAEPDSLDYMTKAFEGENAKRVMSLAPAPAVIDLGGSSTPVHPTSHGDVWVPEHLRAGRLIRGHFRRRG is encoded by the coding sequence GTGGCTGCCCGAAGCATCAGACGCGTGGAGGTGCTCGTCAACGAGTCTTTGGCCGGCGTGATGGACGTTGAAATGGATGGGCTTTCCCCTCGCGAGCACGTCACCTTCACCTATGCCGACAGCTGGATGTCTGCTGCAGATGCATTCGAGGTCTCCCCGGAGCTACCCCTGCGACGCGGCCCCCAGCGTCCTACCCAGGGCCGCGAGCTGTTCGGCTCCTTCCAGGATGCCTCCCCGGATGACTGGGGCAAGAAGTTGTTATTCGAAAAACTACGACAACAGGCCCTTGCCAAGGGGGCCGGCCGTATTCCGCCCACGGGTGAAGCGGGCTACCTGTTGCTGGTCAACGATGAGACCAGGCAGGGCGCACTTCGCTTCCGGGAGAACGGCCAATTCCTGTCGTCGTGGGGTCGGGGTGCAGGAATCCGCGATCTGAGGTGGCTCGCGGAGGAGGCCAGACTCTTCGCTGAGACTGGCGAGGTCAAGGAGGAGAACTCCTTGCTTATGGGTGCCGGTTCCTCTCCGGGCGGTGCCCAGCCAAAAGCTTGGGTTCGGGACGACGACGGATCCATGCTGTTGGCAAAGTTTCCGAAGACATCGGATGTCGGCAACGTGCAACTGTGGGAAATGGTAGCCATCAAGCTGCAGCAACGGGCGGGAATCAGGGTCGCCGAGTCGCGGCTCATGCCACTTTCGGAATTTTCCCATATCTTCCTCACACGGCGGTTTGACCGCGACAGCGACCGGCGCATCCCGTACATGAGTGTGCGCACGGCTCTCCAACTCGACACGTACTCACACCCTGATTACGTGAAAATCGCCTCCGAAGTGGCACATATCTCTGCAGAACCTGTTCAGGATGCCAACGAGATGTTCAGCCGTGCTGCTCTCATCGCTATGGTCAACAACACCGATGACCACATGCGAAACCACGGTCTCCTGCGAACCAATCGAGGCTGGCGCCTGTCACCGTCGTTCGATGTGAACCCGGTGCCGGCAGGTACATCAGATACGCCGCTCACCCCACAAGGCGGGCTGTTCGACAGGGACGTTCGGGATCTCTTGGAGTTCGCCGATGCTTTTCGGCTGACCAGGGACGCGGCCATTAGCCGGCTGCAGCAGGTTGCCACCGCGATATCCCACTGGCGGGAAGACGCACTCAGCCTGGGAGCTGAACCTGATTCCCTTGACTACATGACCAAAGCCTTCGAAGGTGAGAATGCCAAGCGGGTGATGTCCTTGGCTCCCGCCCCGGCCGTGATAGACCTAGGCGGATCATCCACCCCGGTACACCCGACCTCGCACGGTGATGTATGGGTGCCTGAACACCTGCGTGCAGGACGACTTATCCGGGGGCATTTTCGTCGACGCGGCTGA
- a CDS encoding heme-degrading domain-containing protein, whose product MTDSPRLAELRQQEEELVFAAFDNHDAWRLGSLIANHAIASEFGVAIDIRRHNIVLFRCVLPGATSDQEEWIRRKSASVLRFEHSTALLSEDFAARGHSPVGGGWLAHEDYTLAGGSFPIRVRGAGVIGAITVSGLSSDDDHQLVVDGIRSYLKTVGV is encoded by the coding sequence ATGACTGATTCGCCACGATTGGCCGAGCTCCGCCAGCAGGAAGAAGAGCTGGTCTTTGCGGCCTTCGACAACCACGACGCCTGGCGGCTCGGTTCGCTGATCGCCAACCACGCCATTGCTTCGGAGTTCGGTGTGGCGATCGATATCCGCCGTCACAACATCGTGCTCTTCCGCTGTGTGCTGCCGGGGGCAACCTCGGACCAGGAAGAGTGGATCCGCCGTAAATCCGCGTCCGTGCTGCGGTTCGAGCACAGCACCGCGTTGCTGTCCGAGGACTTCGCCGCTCGCGGCCACAGCCCTGTAGGCGGCGGATGGCTTGCGCATGAGGACTACACCTTGGCCGGCGGTTCGTTCCCCATCCGCGTCCGCGGAGCTGGCGTGATCGGTGCGATCACAGTATCCGGGCTGTCGTCCGACGACGACCACCAACTGGTGGTGGATGGGATCCGGAGCTACTTGAAGACGGTGGGGGTTTAG
- a CDS encoding Gfo/Idh/MocA family protein, with protein sequence MTISNGTSDGTIRWGILGTGFIAGLQTKDLNENGFTVQAVGSRSLDSSKAFAEQYGVATAHGSYEDLVADPLIDVVYIATPHPFHHANALLALNAGKHVLVEKSFTMNAREAQDIIDLAESKGLVALEAMWTRFLPHMIRIRDVIAAGTIGEVRKVVASHNQSLPQDPAHRLNDPALGGGALLDLGIYPISFAFDILGTPAAIRASASMSATGVDRQTAAIFEYTTGAQALVDCELDAASANRAMVIGTNGWIDIEHTWYNPVPFTVHAVDGSVVERYDEPVGSRGMQFQAAELERLIRDGSTGGTILPPAETVAIMAAMDEIRKQIGLRYVSDAALEGNDND encoded by the coding sequence GTGACGATCAGCAACGGCACCTCCGACGGAACCATCCGCTGGGGAATCCTCGGCACCGGCTTTATTGCCGGGCTGCAAACGAAGGACCTGAACGAGAACGGCTTCACGGTGCAGGCCGTGGGGTCCCGTTCGCTGGACTCAAGCAAGGCGTTCGCCGAGCAGTACGGCGTGGCCACCGCGCACGGCAGCTATGAGGATCTGGTGGCTGACCCGTTGATTGACGTGGTGTACATCGCCACGCCACACCCCTTCCATCACGCCAACGCACTGCTGGCGTTGAACGCCGGCAAGCACGTGCTGGTGGAGAAGTCGTTCACCATGAACGCCCGCGAAGCGCAGGACATCATTGACCTGGCCGAATCCAAAGGCCTCGTGGCCCTGGAAGCGATGTGGACCCGGTTCCTCCCGCACATGATCCGCATTCGCGACGTCATCGCGGCCGGCACCATTGGTGAGGTCCGCAAGGTGGTGGCCAGCCACAACCAGAGCCTCCCCCAGGACCCGGCGCACCGGCTCAACGATCCCGCGCTCGGCGGCGGAGCGCTGCTGGACCTGGGCATCTACCCGATCTCTTTCGCGTTCGACATCCTGGGCACCCCAGCCGCAATCCGGGCCAGCGCCTCCATGTCGGCCACCGGCGTGGACCGGCAGACAGCAGCCATCTTCGAATACACCACAGGCGCCCAGGCGTTGGTGGATTGTGAGCTCGACGCTGCCAGCGCCAACCGAGCGATGGTGATCGGGACCAACGGCTGGATCGACATCGAGCACACTTGGTACAACCCCGTTCCTTTCACCGTCCACGCCGTGGATGGCAGTGTTGTTGAACGGTATGACGAGCCCGTCGGCAGCCGTGGGATGCAGTTCCAAGCCGCTGAACTGGAACGCCTGATCCGGGATGGTTCCACCGGGGGAACCATCCTGCCCCCGGCCGAGACTGTGGCCATCATGGCTGCCATGGACGAGATCCGGAAGCAGATCGGACTTCGCTATGTGTCTGACGCAGCGCTGGAAGGAAATGACAATGACTGA